One Nostoc punctiforme PCC 73102 DNA window includes the following coding sequences:
- a CDS encoding aromatic ring-hydroxylating oxygenase subunit alpha: MNIFTYPSFVDETPNTNKPKFGLPGGYYFSEQIFAYEQQTIWRNTWQFVGRESDLPNPGDYLTCQVGDQPMFVIRDNNGILRGMHNVCPHRGAQMLQGQGHCQRVRCPYHGWNFNYEGNLKGLPRAECFPNLDKSAVYLAKGRVETWGGFIFVHSEAEGESLVSYLAGFSAYLEQYQHRWQELQQVDHWFYEEPANWKFPIENYLECYHLSVVHAQSLKCFDPKNIIYTPTGRHYQIFVPFTDDEFVKDHPAFSGEPRGQSYQGFIFPNMMINTARDKVSVFRLTPLSPTKTKFEVFIYQTKAQIEAFPYKQDEFRPEFERVLNEDFGVVRSLQASVHSKAYGVLQLADIEYGISHFHQVLSKYYQP; this comes from the coding sequence ATGAATATCTTTACCTATCCATCATTCGTGGATGAAACTCCTAATACTAATAAACCAAAATTTGGACTACCTGGTGGTTACTACTTTAGCGAGCAAATTTTTGCTTATGAGCAGCAAACTATCTGGCGTAACACCTGGCAGTTTGTAGGACGTGAATCCGATCTACCTAATCCTGGGGACTATTTAACTTGCCAAGTTGGCGATCAGCCCATGTTCGTGATTCGAGATAATAATGGCATATTGCGAGGGATGCACAATGTTTGTCCGCATCGCGGAGCGCAGATGTTGCAAGGGCAGGGTCATTGTCAACGGGTGCGTTGTCCGTATCATGGTTGGAACTTCAATTATGAAGGCAATCTTAAAGGTTTACCTCGCGCTGAGTGTTTTCCCAATTTAGATAAGTCGGCTGTCTATCTAGCTAAGGGAAGAGTAGAGACATGGGGTGGTTTTATCTTTGTTCATTCAGAAGCAGAAGGGGAATCTTTAGTAAGTTATTTGGCTGGATTTTCAGCTTACTTAGAGCAATATCAGCACCGTTGGCAGGAACTTCAGCAGGTTGACCACTGGTTTTATGAAGAGCCAGCCAATTGGAAATTTCCCATTGAGAATTATCTAGAGTGTTATCACTTGTCAGTTGTTCATGCCCAAAGTTTAAAGTGTTTCGATCCGAAGAATATTATTTACACTCCAACTGGGCGACATTATCAGATATTTGTTCCTTTTACAGATGATGAATTTGTCAAAGATCACCCCGCTTTTTCAGGAGAACCAAGGGGACAATCTTACCAGGGGTTCATCTTTCCCAATATGATGATTAATACTGCAAGAGACAAAGTTTCAGTTTTTCGGCTGACCCCTTTATCTCCCACAAAAACTAAGTTTGAGGTTTTTATTTATCAAACAAAAGCCCAGATTGAAGCATTTCCTTATAAGCAAGATGAATTTCGACCTGAATTTGAGCGGGTGTTAAATGAAGACTTTGGGGTGGTGCGATCGCTACAAGCAAGTGTTCATTCCAAAGCTTATGGTGTACTTCAGCTTGCAGACATTGAATATGGGATTTCTCACTTCCATCAAGTTCTGTCGAAGTACTACCAACCCTAA
- a CDS encoding DUF305 domain-containing protein, whose protein sequence is MQLVSLRNGFLALTFSAIASASALMTGCTSTASQNQSQATKATTTNANDKQMMNHGSGMMNHSMGMDLGPADANFDLRFIDAMIPHHQGAVEMAKEAQQKSKRPEIKKLADNIIKSQNQEITQMKQWRQAWYPKAGDKPMAYNSQMGHTMEMSSDQMKGMMMSQDLGAADAEFDLRFINGMIPHHQGAVTMGQDALSKSNRPEIKKLAQEIVKAQEIEIKQMQQWRKAWYNK, encoded by the coding sequence ATGCAACTGGTATCTTTGAGGAATGGCTTTTTGGCGTTAACCTTTAGTGCGATCGCCTCAGCCAGTGCGTTAATGACAGGTTGTACTAGTACCGCTTCCCAGAACCAAAGCCAAGCAACAAAGGCAACCACCACCAATGCTAATGACAAGCAGATGATGAATCACGGTAGTGGCATGATGAATCACAGCATGGGAATGGATTTAGGCCCAGCCGATGCTAATTTTGATTTACGATTTATCGACGCTATGATACCCCACCATCAAGGGGCTGTGGAAATGGCTAAAGAAGCGCAGCAGAAATCAAAACGTCCTGAAATCAAAAAGCTAGCAGACAATATCATCAAATCGCAAAACCAAGAAATCACTCAGATGAAGCAGTGGCGACAAGCTTGGTATCCCAAGGCGGGAGATAAACCGATGGCTTACAATAGCCAAATGGGTCATACGATGGAAATGTCGTCTGACCAAATGAAAGGCATGATGATGAGTCAAGACTTAGGTGCAGCTGATGCTGAGTTTGATTTGCGCTTTATCAATGGGATGATTCCTCACCACCAAGGGGCTGTAACAATGGGGCAAGATGCCTTAAGTAAGTCTAACCGCCCTGAAATTAAGAAATTAGCCCAAGAAATTGTTAAAGCCCAAGAGATAGAAATTAAACAAATGCAACAGTGGCGAAAAGCCTGGTATAACAAGTAA
- a CDS encoding DUF3865 domain-containing protein, whose protein sequence is MEFNHLTKQLNQLLAQDYVAFSITENPVVQMLSQASFAQIAYVMQQYSIFPKELVGFTELARRKALGAGWNGVAQELQENIDEEMGSTTGGISHYTLLADGLEEGLGVAVKNTMPSVATSKLLRTVLSLFDRQVDYVLGATYAIEATSIPELTLIVKLVEWLHEGAIPKDLQYFFSKHLDEWEIEHEAGLRTSVAAYIQPEEFGEFAAGFRAMIDAMQVWWQELAQEAISSEVVLSTAIAQHH, encoded by the coding sequence ATGGAATTTAATCACTTAACAAAGCAGCTTAATCAACTGCTCGCTCAGGATTATGTGGCATTTAGCATTACAGAAAATCCTGTTGTACAAATGCTGAGTCAAGCAAGCTTTGCTCAGATTGCTTATGTCATGCAGCAATATTCGATTTTTCCAAAGGAGTTGGTGGGTTTCACAGAGTTAGCAAGACGGAAAGCCCTAGGTGCAGGATGGAACGGTGTAGCTCAGGAACTTCAAGAAAACATAGATGAAGAAATGGGTAGCACAACTGGAGGAATCTCTCATTACACGCTTTTAGCTGACGGGCTGGAAGAAGGGCTGGGTGTTGCTGTGAAAAATACAATGCCGTCAGTTGCTACATCCAAACTGCTAAGAACTGTGCTATCGCTATTCGATCGCCAAGTAGACTATGTGCTTGGGGCAACCTATGCGATCGAGGCAACCTCAATTCCTGAGTTAACTCTGATTGTGAAACTTGTAGAGTGGTTGCACGAAGGAGCAATCCCCAAAGATTTGCAATATTTCTTTAGCAAACATTTAGATGAGTGGGAAATTGAACATGAAGCGGGCTTAAGAACATCTGTGGCAGCCTACATACAACCCGAAGAATTTGGAGAGTTTGCAGCAGGGTTCCGAGCAATGATTGATGCAATGCAGGTCTGGTGGCAGGAATTAGCGCAAGAGGCAATCTCATCTGAAGTTGTTCTGAGTACAGCGATCGCTCAACACCACTGA
- a CDS encoding dynamin family protein yields MQQQYAGYKDLADSLKSASGLLNLERKSQLHQDIITICNHLVNPSFRIAVFGPFNHGKSTLLNAMLGNRTLPIDLIPTTGASITVKYGSDVRTRIMLVDGTEIYRSGTEILQQFAILDGNRQMRKDVASVEVFCPHPFLETGVEFLDLPGTNDRDEQDNLVKEQLLGADLVIQLLDARKLMTLGERENLRDWLLDRGIKTVIFVANFLNLLEPDEQKQVQNRLLFVAESFRAELPPGFSNLYRVDALPALRARLKGDVAAANSSGLAAFETALQNIVGILQPNRGSVRLPRVQAIASQIQLSLKAKIDPIALEIKSFDDKQNSKVEIKQKAANLIYKGFTTSIEELRDWLELPKLLTKYQPDAAVALAENKFKDWQTNTLKKDLNKLQLAAVKWLYQAYEFFQEERPQDLLIPFPSEPQVILPPKPNNNDDLSEPGSIAVGGGIGWLLGGPVGAAVVGSISYLLNKNIQKQDEQLAKESYHQEVAKLCITAIEDYFSSFSNQGLSILAEYERQAEKVICFQFSQEPGEITNKREGLQQLQNAFNRLLRELEKAKILSNHQPYKEIPKYTNTNRKYSPQPERVKLSPEKDPVIKQQQEKTAKNSGTRVEFVSPPPSPKASPSPRPEEVEAKFRDWELNEEIARMKAEMQSPSSQTSKQQNSTQSNKAPSQTKTQTEKDKITRAYGILGLQTNASQAEVKQAYRTLVKKWHPDLFVNQPQLLKQAQEKMHLVNDAYTILSDK; encoded by the coding sequence ATGCAACAACAGTATGCAGGTTATAAGGATTTAGCAGATTCTCTGAAATCTGCATCTGGTTTACTTAATTTAGAACGCAAATCACAATTGCATCAAGATATAATTACCATTTGCAATCATCTAGTTAATCCTAGTTTTCGCATTGCGGTATTTGGCCCCTTTAATCATGGCAAGTCCACCTTACTGAATGCCATGCTAGGAAATCGCACCTTACCAATTGATTTAATCCCCACCACAGGCGCATCGATTACTGTCAAGTATGGCTCTGATGTGCGGACTCGTATCATGTTGGTAGATGGTACAGAAATCTATCGCAGTGGCACAGAAATTCTACAACAATTTGCAATTCTTGATGGTAATAGGCAGATGCGAAAAGATGTAGCATCTGTGGAAGTTTTTTGTCCGCATCCCTTCTTAGAAACAGGAGTAGAATTTCTTGATTTACCGGGAACAAATGATAGAGATGAACAAGATAATTTAGTCAAAGAACAGCTTTTAGGTGCAGATTTAGTTATTCAACTATTAGATGCACGGAAGTTAATGACTTTAGGTGAACGAGAAAATTTGCGAGATTGGCTATTAGATCGCGGTATTAAAACAGTTATATTTGTTGCTAATTTTCTGAACTTGCTAGAACCCGACGAGCAAAAACAAGTCCAAAATCGCCTGCTGTTTGTTGCAGAAAGCTTTCGAGCCGAATTACCTCCAGGTTTTAGTAATTTATATCGTGTTGATGCTTTACCTGCTTTAAGAGCTAGATTGAAAGGTGATGTTGCGGCTGCCAATAGTAGCGGGTTAGCGGCTTTTGAAACAGCTTTGCAAAATATTGTAGGGATTTTGCAACCAAATCGTGGTAGTGTGCGTTTACCAAGAGTGCAAGCGATCGCTTCTCAAATCCAACTATCATTAAAAGCTAAAATTGACCCGATTGCTCTTGAAATAAAATCCTTTGATGATAAACAAAATAGTAAAGTTGAAATTAAACAAAAAGCAGCTAACTTAATTTATAAAGGTTTCACTACCAGCATCGAAGAATTACGCGATTGGCTAGAATTACCCAAGCTACTCACCAAATATCAACCTGATGCGGCAGTTGCATTGGCAGAAAATAAATTTAAAGATTGGCAAACAAATACTCTTAAAAAAGACCTAAATAAATTACAATTAGCTGCTGTGAAATGGCTTTATCAAGCTTACGAGTTTTTCCAAGAAGAACGACCGCAAGATTTATTAATTCCTTTTCCTAGCGAACCACAAGTAATACTACCCCCAAAGCCAAATAATAATGATGATTTGAGTGAACCTGGTTCTATTGCTGTTGGTGGTGGTATTGGTTGGTTGTTAGGCGGTCCAGTTGGGGCTGCTGTCGTCGGAAGTATTTCTTATTTATTAAACAAGAATATCCAAAAACAAGACGAGCAATTAGCAAAGGAATCTTATCATCAGGAAGTTGCTAAACTTTGTATAACTGCAATTGAAGATTATTTTTCTAGTTTTAGCAACCAAGGGTTATCCATTTTGGCTGAATACGAACGGCAAGCGGAAAAAGTAATTTGCTTTCAATTCAGCCAAGAACCAGGAGAAATTACTAATAAACGTGAAGGTTTGCAGCAATTACAAAATGCTTTTAATCGGTTGCTACGAGAGTTAGAAAAAGCCAAAATCCTCTCAAATCATCAACCTTATAAAGAAATACCAAAATACACAAATACCAATAGAAAATATTCACCACAGCCAGAAAGAGTTAAACTTTCCCCTGAGAAAGATCCTGTTATTAAGCAACAACAGGAAAAGACTGCTAAAAATAGTGGCACAAGGGTAGAATTTGTTTCTCCACCACCATCGCCAAAAGCTTCTCCGTCTCCGCGTCCAGAAGAAGTGGAGGCGAAATTTCGTGATTGGGAACTCAATGAAGAAATAGCGCGAATGAAAGCAGAGATGCAATCGCCTAGTTCTCAAACTAGCAAACAGCAAAATTCAACTCAAAGCAATAAAGCACCCAGCCAAACAAAAACCCAAACGGAAAAAGATAAAATTACCCGCGCCTACGGCATTTTAGGATTGCAAACAAATGCTTCTCAGGCTGAGGTAAAGCAGGCTTATCGAACTTTAGTAAAAAAATGGCATCCAGATTTGTTTGTAAATCAGCCGCAACTGCTCAAACAAGCACAAGAGAAAATGCACTTAGTTAATGATGCTTACACAATTTTGAGTGATAAATAA
- a CDS encoding Rieske 2Fe-2S domain-containing protein, producing MSNSVLPQEGSQQQVTSQTKVLQEFPAGGLDPDSFDCQEVWYPVCYIEDLNKSQPTPFTLLEQNIVLWWDKNEQTWRAFIDQCPHRLAPLSEGRINHEGWLECPYHGWAFSGTGKCEFIPQQIQRTKAEVSQRACVATLATAVYQGMLFVYPGRAENAAKTKVPIVEPLEQDPDGWICLNTFRDVPYDALTLMENVLDTSHIPYTHHRTVGNRANVSPIDLEIIESGKWGFKGTWAEGPRKGTLGRQDTTFIAPGLMWHDLTSKQYGRTLTVVYATPIRKGECRLFARFPFKFSSNLPGLFLKLTPRWYSHIGQNRVLEDDQIFLHYQERYLEKLGGSANFTKAFYLPTKADLFVFQLRSWVRQYKAEPFKVECLPPPLSKEVLLDRYHSHTKKCASCRPALNQIQRLRAVVAVTTALIWGVLPFLMLIQNQISIITVIVSSLVMIVGVLIWLGLGKLEQQFYQGGEIPPRNLPEKNQQNFR from the coding sequence ATGTCCAACAGTGTTTTGCCTCAAGAGGGTTCTCAACAACAAGTAACATCCCAAACTAAAGTATTACAAGAGTTCCCTGCTGGTGGACTAGATCCAGATAGCTTTGATTGCCAAGAAGTTTGGTATCCTGTTTGTTACATTGAAGACTTAAACAAATCTCAGCCAACTCCCTTCACCTTGCTAGAGCAGAATATTGTTCTATGGTGGGACAAAAATGAACAGACATGGCGAGCATTTATAGATCAATGCCCACACCGTTTAGCGCCGCTTTCGGAAGGCAGAATTAATCATGAGGGATGGCTAGAATGCCCTTATCATGGCTGGGCTTTTTCGGGAACAGGTAAGTGTGAGTTCATACCACAGCAAATACAACGAACAAAGGCAGAAGTTTCTCAACGGGCTTGTGTGGCAACATTAGCCACCGCAGTTTATCAAGGAATGTTGTTCGTATATCCTGGTCGAGCAGAGAATGCAGCTAAAACTAAAGTTCCGATTGTTGAACCACTAGAACAAGACCCAGATGGTTGGATTTGCCTTAACACGTTTAGAGATGTACCCTACGATGCCCTGACATTAATGGAAAACGTTCTTGACACCAGCCATATTCCTTACACTCATCACCGTACCGTCGGTAATCGAGCTAACGTGTCTCCGATAGATTTAGAGATTATAGAATCGGGAAAGTGGGGGTTTAAAGGGACTTGGGCAGAAGGCCCGCGCAAAGGAACTTTAGGGCGGCAGGATACTACGTTTATTGCTCCTGGATTGATGTGGCACGATCTCACCTCCAAGCAGTATGGCAGGACACTAACAGTGGTCTACGCAACTCCTATTCGTAAGGGAGAATGTCGCTTATTTGCTCGCTTCCCCTTCAAGTTCTCATCTAATTTACCAGGACTATTTCTGAAGCTGACTCCGCGCTGGTATTCTCATATTGGTCAAAATCGCGTCCTTGAAGACGATCAGATTTTTTTACATTATCAAGAACGCTATCTCGAAAAACTTGGTGGTAGCGCCAACTTTACTAAAGCTTTTTATTTACCAACCAAGGCAGACCTTTTCGTATTTCAGTTACGTTCTTGGGTAAGGCAATACAAGGCTGAACCATTTAAAGTAGAGTGTCTACCACCACCGCTATCAAAAGAAGTGTTACTCGATAGGTATCATTCACACACAAAAAAATGCGCCAGTTGTAGACCTGCTTTAAATCAGATTCAGCGTTTGAGAGCAGTAGTAGCAGTGACCACAGCCTTAATTTGGGGGGTGCTTCCCTTCTTGATGTTGATTCAGAATCAGATTTCTATTATCACTGTTATTGTTTCAAGCCTAGTTATGATAGTTGGGGTTTTAATTTGGCTTGGTTTGGGCAAGTTGGAGCAACAGTTTTATCAAGGAGGGGAAATCCCACCTAGAAATCTGCCAGAGAAAAATCAGCAGAATTTTCGTTAA
- a CDS encoding NB-ARC domain-containing protein encodes MSNSLKASTAGLAIVDKSRQRLGWTKTSTARWWQDAHTSRATLRRFWQGDRIQREIFIAICQAVGIGNWEAIAELSNADLESTVVIPTPYLDCNEAPDLESFYGRNQELAQLEEWLTSQNCKLVTINGIAGIGKTALALALVDRIQLKFDCLIWKSLQTSPSLISLLNSLLNSFEQGVVVQNIQQGTAQLIQQLQKHHCLLILDGLEAIFSQPEDLSYGQFIQQLSRERHQSCILISSREQPNNIETNTKIYHCLNLKGLPKTEAVELLQSRGFTGKELGLSVLIQLYRGNPLVLKLVTPLIQSVFGGNVAAFLSQHTLIVGDRLRVILKQQFEQLSGLEQDILYWLAIWQEPVSFSRLQTHLLISVDPAMVLEGIVALERRSLLEKWVSDYELSFTLQPLVMKVVTDELIEHTVQEIDRVVQSHDIRHFQILRTHWLLRPGTDDIAGDRILTQLWKKLWHLYGATLPQIFNQILLLLKSQSPLAMGYIGSNVAILSGIDLL; translated from the coding sequence ATGTCAAACTCGCTGAAAGCATCAACAGCAGGATTAGCAATTGTAGACAAATCACGTCAACGTCTAGGTTGGACAAAAACTAGCACCGCACGCTGGTGGCAAGATGCTCATACCTCTAGAGCTACTTTACGCCGATTTTGGCAAGGCGATCGCATCCAGCGAGAAATTTTCATCGCTATCTGTCAAGCTGTTGGTATTGGAAACTGGGAAGCGATCGCAGAATTATCCAATGCAGACTTAGAATCTACTGTAGTTATCCCCACACCTTATTTAGATTGCAATGAAGCACCCGATCTCGAAAGCTTCTATGGACGAAATCAGGAATTGGCACAATTAGAAGAATGGCTTACCAGCCAAAACTGTAAATTAGTCACTATTAACGGTATTGCTGGTATTGGCAAAACCGCCCTAGCACTGGCTTTAGTAGACCGCATTCAGTTAAAATTTGATTGTTTAATTTGGAAGTCTCTGCAAACTTCCCCATCTCTCATTTCCCTACTGAATAGCCTACTAAACTCCTTTGAGCAAGGCGTTGTTGTGCAGAATATTCAACAAGGTACGGCACAGCTTATACAGCAGTTACAAAAACATCATTGTCTGTTGATATTAGATGGATTAGAAGCTATTTTCTCGCAGCCAGAAGACCTCAGCTATGGTCAATTTATCCAACAATTAAGTCGAGAACGGCATCAAAGTTGTATTCTGATTAGCAGCCGCGAACAACCAAATAATATTGAAACTAATACCAAAATATATCACTGTTTAAATCTCAAAGGGTTGCCAAAAACAGAGGCTGTAGAATTATTACAATCAAGGGGATTTACAGGCAAGGAACTAGGCTTATCAGTATTAATTCAACTTTATCGCGGTAATCCCTTGGTGCTGAAACTGGTAACGCCCTTAATTCAGTCTGTATTTGGGGGGAATGTTGCTGCTTTTTTGAGTCAGCATACTCTAATTGTAGGCGATCGCTTGCGTGTAATTCTCAAACAGCAATTTGAGCAACTTTCCGGCTTAGAACAAGACATTCTCTACTGGTTGGCAATTTGGCAAGAACCTGTCTCATTCTCTCGATTGCAAACCCATTTGCTGATATCCGTTGACCCAGCGATGGTTTTAGAGGGCATTGTAGCCTTAGAAAGGCGATCGCTTTTAGAAAAATGGGTCAGCGATTATGAACTCTCATTTACATTGCAACCCCTGGTCATGAAAGTGGTGACAGATGAATTGATAGAACATACTGTTCAAGAGATCGATCGAGTTGTGCAGAGTCATGATATTCGTCATTTTCAGATATTGCGAACCCATTGGTTGCTACGACCCGGTACTGACGATATTGCAGGCGATCGCATTTTAACTCAACTTTGGAAAAAGCTCTGGCATTTGTATGGTGCAACTCTTCCACAAATCTTTAATCAGATTCTGTTGTTGTTAAAGAGTCAATCGCCTTTAGCAATGGGTTACATCGGGAGTAATGTTGCGATCCTCTCAGGAATAGACTTGTTATGA
- a CDS encoding sensor histidine kinase, translated as MKIHPSSKVRAFSLQLVLVVPFVLQLFSIVGLVGYLSFKNGEKAVNDLADQLMERTSGEVNQHLDAYLSIPHKVIQLNADAIRMGLLNVRDRLKVGKYFWHEMQAYDLTFISLNLATGEGTGAGRYDGKTVTIDDNAIKTPSLPKNTKTYLTDNDGNPTKVMTTSTWDTLNELAYTEPVKAGKPIWVRIYTYYDPAYPPYIVASAGRPIYDASKKLIGVVGAEIHLLKLSEFLQKLDVSRFGQVFIMERDGMLVANSAQEKPFTVVNNEIKRLKAIDSPNPVLQSIAKQLQQRIPNFQSVANTQKLKINVQGENFYVHVVPWRDQHGLDWLVVVGTPEKTYMAQIYANTQISILLCFGALIVATMIGIFTSRRIADPILRLNQTTQAIAFGDLEQTLPEGNIHELNTLAHSFNHMGGQLRESFIALENSNAELEARVEERTVELKTAMSELQRTQAQVLQSEKMSSLGQLVAGIAHEINNPVNFIHGNITHLDEYTQNLLQMIYLYQERYSSHDPEIQALAEEIDLEFLIEDLQKILPSMKMGTERIRNIVRSLRNFSRMDEAEFKAVDIHEGIESTLLILQHRLKDKPDRPAIEVVKNYGNLPQVECYPGQLNQVLMNVLVNAMDALDELDIKRTSQQIEKNPSQITIRTSVVDSQSIEIAIADNAQGMPESVQNRIFDPFFTTKPVGKGTGMGMAISYQIITEKHGGKLLCFSSLGQGTNFIIQVPIRQQAPEHVLKV; from the coding sequence ATGAAGATACATCCATCTAGCAAAGTCCGTGCATTTTCATTACAGCTTGTTCTGGTCGTTCCTTTCGTATTGCAACTTTTTAGCATCGTGGGGCTGGTCGGGTATCTGTCGTTTAAAAATGGCGAGAAAGCAGTGAACGATCTAGCGGATCAGTTGATGGAGCGAACCAGTGGTGAGGTAAATCAACATTTAGATGCTTACCTGTCGATTCCTCATAAAGTTATCCAGTTAAATGCGGATGCAATTCGCATGGGATTGCTGAATGTGCGCGATCGCCTCAAGGTTGGCAAGTACTTCTGGCACGAAATGCAAGCCTATGACCTAACCTTTATCAGCTTGAACCTAGCAACTGGGGAAGGAACTGGAGCCGGCCGTTACGATGGCAAAACGGTGACAATCGATGATAATGCGATCAAAACGCCAAGTCTGCCGAAAAATACGAAAACTTACTTAACAGATAATGATGGCAACCCAACCAAAGTGATGACGACCAGTACTTGGGATACCCTCAATGAACTTGCCTACACTGAACCTGTCAAAGCCGGGAAACCTATCTGGGTTCGCATTTATACTTATTACGATCCTGCTTATCCCCCTTATATTGTGGCATCCGCAGGTCGTCCGATTTATGATGCCAGCAAAAAACTGATTGGTGTTGTGGGGGCTGAAATTCACCTGTTGAAACTCAGTGAATTTTTACAAAAATTAGATGTCAGCCGCTTCGGACAAGTTTTTATTATGGAGCGTGATGGTATGTTAGTTGCCAATTCTGCTCAAGAAAAGCCTTTTACCGTAGTCAATAACGAAATTAAACGCCTTAAAGCGATCGACAGCCCCAATCCGGTGCTACAAAGCATTGCCAAGCAGCTTCAGCAGCGCATTCCAAATTTCCAGTCCGTTGCCAATACCCAAAAACTGAAAATTAATGTTCAAGGAGAAAATTTCTACGTGCATGTTGTACCTTGGCGTGACCAACATGGTTTGGACTGGTTAGTGGTAGTTGGTACTCCGGAAAAAACTTACATGGCGCAAATCTATGCCAACACCCAAATTAGCATCCTGCTGTGTTTTGGGGCACTGATAGTAGCAACGATGATTGGCATATTTACCTCGCGTCGGATTGCAGATCCGATCTTGCGTTTGAATCAGACCACCCAAGCAATAGCATTTGGTGATTTAGAGCAGACACTCCCAGAGGGCAATATCCATGAACTCAACACTCTTGCCCACTCTTTTAATCACATGGGAGGGCAATTACGCGAATCCTTTATTGCTTTAGAAAACAGTAATGCCGAACTAGAAGCGCGAGTCGAAGAACGAACTGTTGAACTCAAAACAGCCATGAGCGAATTGCAGCGTACCCAAGCACAAGTACTCCAAAGTGAAAAAATGTCTAGCCTGGGCCAACTAGTAGCAGGTATTGCCCATGAAATCAATAACCCAGTCAACTTTATTCACGGCAATATTACTCACTTGGATGAATATACTCAAAACTTGTTACAGATGATTTATCTCTACCAAGAACGCTATTCTAGTCATGACCCAGAAATTCAAGCATTAGCAGAGGAAATCGATCTAGAATTTCTCATTGAAGATTTGCAAAAGATACTGCCTTCAATGAAAATGGGGACTGAGAGGATTCGTAATATTGTGCGATCGCTGCGGAATTTTTCGCGTATGGATGAAGCAGAATTTAAAGCCGTTGATATTCATGAAGGCATCGAAAGTACGCTTTTAATTCTGCAACATCGCCTCAAAGATAAACCAGACCGTCCAGCAATTGAAGTTGTTAAAAATTATGGCAACTTGCCGCAAGTGGAATGCTATCCTGGTCAACTCAACCAAGTATTAATGAATGTTCTGGTAAATGCAATGGATGCCCTTGATGAGTTGGATATCAAGCGTACCTCTCAACAGATAGAGAAAAATCCCAGTCAAATTACTATTCGTACTTCAGTAGTTGATTCACAATCAATAGAAATTGCGATCGCTGATAACGCACAAGGAATGCCAGAATCGGTTCAAAACCGGATCTTCGATCCATTTTTTACTACCAAACCTGTAGGCAAAGGAACAGGCATGGGTATGGCAATCAGCTACCAAATCATTACGGAAAAACATGGTGGGAAATTGCTATGTTTTTCTAGCCTTGGGCAAGGCACTAATTTCATAATTCAAGTGCCTATCCGACAACAAGCTCCTGAACACGTCCTCAAAGTATAG
- a CDS encoding DUF1392 domain-containing protein, translating to MINQIVTLESCWHSSGPWGKAIPSLAVQILEKVFLSSSDISGYCCGVQWEREEWIYAIVCCRQILYLPQTEILGTKLVEKATVATPVFELGDVVEVDFGEKPTRRIIQGIFCLKNNWLYAVEWRSPTLSEIELAQSRIIWLADVDLVKVKV from the coding sequence ATGATTAACCAAATTGTCACTTTAGAATCTTGTTGGCATAGTTCTGGTCCGTGGGGAAAAGCCATACCATCATTAGCAGTTCAAATCCTGGAAAAAGTCTTTTTATCAAGCTCTGATATATCAGGCTACTGTTGTGGTGTGCAATGGGAGAGAGAGGAATGGATTTATGCCATTGTCTGCTGTCGTCAAATACTCTACTTGCCTCAAACAGAAATTTTGGGGACAAAGTTGGTGGAAAAAGCCACAGTTGCGACACCAGTTTTTGAATTAGGGGATGTGGTGGAAGTTGATTTTGGTGAAAAACCAACACGTCGTATTATTCAAGGGATTTTTTGCCTGAAAAACAACTGGCTTTATGCAGTAGAGTGGCGTTCCCCAACCTTGTCAGAAATAGAATTGGCTCAAAGTAGAATTATCTGGCTTGCAGATGTGGATTTAGTAAAAGTGAAGGTATGA